One window of the Shewanella maritima genome contains the following:
- a CDS encoding CoA transferase subunit A gives MAGFNKVVHSYEEALAGLSNDMTIMVGGFGLCGIPEGLINHMVTMGVSGLTAISNNAGVDDFGLGLLLQQRQISTMIASYVGENATFEQQMLSGELNVILTPQGTLAEKIRAGGAGIPAFFTATGYGTPVAEGKETREIKGRNYVLEESLTADFALVRAWKADTMGNLVFRKTAANFNPMMATAGKITVVEVEEIVQPGELDPNHIHTPGIYVDRLIKANFEKRIEQRTVKAAE, from the coding sequence ATGGCTGGATTCAACAAGGTAGTCCACTCCTATGAGGAAGCCTTAGCAGGCTTAAGTAACGACATGACCATCATGGTAGGTGGATTTGGTTTATGCGGTATCCCAGAAGGCTTAATCAACCACATGGTGACCATGGGCGTAAGTGGACTAACCGCTATCTCAAACAATGCTGGTGTTGATGATTTTGGCTTAGGTTTGCTGCTACAACAGCGTCAGATCTCAACCATGATCGCCTCGTATGTAGGTGAGAACGCCACCTTTGAACAGCAAATGCTATCGGGTGAGCTCAACGTGATTTTAACGCCTCAAGGTACACTCGCTGAGAAAATCCGTGCTGGCGGCGCTGGTATTCCCGCCTTCTTCACCGCTACAGGCTACGGTACACCGGTCGCTGAAGGTAAAGAAACTCGCGAAATCAAAGGCCGTAACTATGTTCTTGAAGAGTCACTAACCGCTGATTTTGCGCTAGTCAGAGCCTGGAAAGCCGATACCATGGGTAATCTGGTATTTCGTAAAACCGCCGCCAACTTTAACCCTATGATGGCCACCGCCGGTAAAATCACAGTAGTTGAAGTGGAAGAAATTGTTCAGCCGGGTGAGTTAGACCCTAATCATATCCACACACCGGGCATTTACGTTGACCGTTTAATCAAAGCCAACTTTGAAAAACGCATCGAACAACGCACCGTAAAAGCAGCAGAATAA
- a CDS encoding hydroxymethylglutaryl-CoA lyase, with amino-acid sequence MLPNKVSIFEVGARDGLQNEVPVSSNAKVQLIENLADAGINRIEAGSFVSPKWVPQMADSSEVIKSITRKQGVKYSALTPNLKGFELALDAGVDEVAIFGAASQSFSQKNINCSIEESIERFIPLMEKAKSLNIPVRGYVSCVLGCPYEGDIDVAEVARVSAILYNMGCYEISLGDTIGVGTPVKARRMVETVAKQVPVDKLALHFHDTYGQALANILACLETGVSVIDASVAGLGGCPYAKGASGNLATEDVVYMLNGMGIETGIDLTKLAKAGHAISQVLGRANGSKVANALL; translated from the coding sequence ATGTTGCCAAATAAAGTCAGTATCTTTGAAGTTGGCGCCCGTGACGGTCTGCAAAATGAAGTGCCCGTATCGAGTAACGCCAAAGTACAGCTGATTGAAAATCTAGCCGATGCTGGTATTAACCGCATCGAAGCCGGCAGCTTTGTGTCACCTAAATGGGTGCCACAAATGGCTGACTCTAGCGAGGTCATCAAGTCAATTACACGCAAACAAGGCGTGAAATACAGCGCCCTAACACCAAATTTAAAAGGTTTCGAGCTTGCCCTCGATGCAGGCGTTGATGAGGTGGCAATATTTGGTGCCGCTTCACAAAGCTTTAGCCAGAAGAATATTAACTGCTCGATTGAAGAATCAATCGAGCGCTTTATCCCTTTGATGGAAAAAGCAAAATCGCTAAATATTCCAGTGCGAGGTTATGTGTCTTGTGTGCTTGGCTGCCCGTACGAGGGCGACATAGATGTAGCTGAAGTGGCTCGCGTGTCTGCCATCCTTTACAACATGGGCTGTTACGAAATATCACTCGGCGACACCATAGGCGTTGGCACGCCAGTAAAGGCCCGTAGAATGGTGGAAACTGTGGCAAAACAGGTACCTGTAGATAAGCTTGCGCTGCACTTTCACGACACCTATGGTCAAGCGCTTGCCAATATTCTTGCTTGTTTAGAAACCGGTGTCAGCGTCATTGACGCATCGGTAGCAGGACTGGGTGGCTGCCCTTACGCTAAAGGGGCCTCAGGCAATCTTGCCACCGAAGATGTGGTTTATATGCTTAATGGCATGGGCATAGAAACAGGTATCGACCTGACAAAACTCGCTAAAGCAGGTCACGCTATTAGTCAGGTTCTTGGTAGAGCAAACGGCTCGAAAGTCGCTAACGCCCTACTCTAG
- a CDS encoding acetyl/propionyl/methylcrotonyl-CoA carboxylase subunit alpha: MFTKILIANRGEIACRIIQTANKMGIRTVALYSDADRDARHVAMADESFYLGGSAPAESYLKGDVIIEIAKQSGAQAIHPGYGFLSENAEFASLCEQNGIEFIGPSSDAIDAMGSKSAAKEIMGNANVPLVPGYHGDDQSDAVLLAEAEKVGFPMLIKAAFGGGGKGMRIVESQGEVLDAINSARREAASSFGNDKLLMERYLRQPRHVEVQVFADKAGNTIYLSDRDCSIQRRHQKVVEEAPAPGLSDALRKQMGEAAVAAAKAINYEGAGTVEFLLDTDDSFYFMEMNTRLQVEHPVTELVTGQDLVKWQLVVASGGELPLKQDEVTIHGHSFEARIYAEDPHNEFLPASGKLNYLREPDQNRYVRIDSGIRENDVISNFYDPMIAKLIVWDESRPRALQRLSHSLSEYQISGLKHNIEFLTNIAEHQAFVDADFSTDFIDRYGDTLIGQVHNEADNAIALAALYQVLKRQQVAKLNAINSHDPYSPWNQVSGFRLNSAAVHYVSLLDAQDNHNQHDLVLTDLGHALHLGLNGQALKLSGEIVDGMLHGEINGHKMKVAVSTQQNEQIDELTLFLASGSYQFKSVVAELTQDTVDSAEKLKAPMNGTVVTHLVQVGDSVTEGQGLLVMEAMKMEYTIEAPYDGTVSEFYFQSGELVSDGAQLLDVTPNAEES, translated from the coding sequence ATGTTTACCAAAATCCTTATTGCTAACCGCGGTGAAATTGCCTGCCGTATTATTCAAACTGCCAACAAAATGGGCATTCGCACCGTTGCCCTATATTCAGATGCAGACCGAGATGCCCGCCATGTTGCCATGGCCGATGAATCATTTTATCTAGGTGGCAGTGCCCCAGCTGAGTCTTACCTCAAAGGCGACGTCATTATTGAAATCGCCAAACAGTCAGGCGCGCAAGCCATCCACCCGGGTTATGGTTTCTTGTCTGAAAATGCTGAGTTTGCCTCTCTGTGTGAGCAAAATGGCATCGAGTTTATTGGCCCAAGTAGCGATGCTATCGATGCAATGGGTAGCAAAAGTGCTGCTAAAGAAATCATGGGCAACGCCAATGTACCGCTAGTGCCTGGTTATCACGGTGATGACCAAAGCGATGCAGTATTACTCGCAGAGGCTGAAAAAGTTGGCTTCCCAATGCTGATTAAAGCGGCCTTTGGTGGCGGCGGTAAAGGCATGCGTATTGTCGAAAGCCAAGGTGAAGTGCTAGATGCAATTAACTCGGCTCGCCGTGAAGCTGCATCATCATTTGGTAACGATAAACTATTGATGGAGCGCTACCTGCGCCAGCCTCGCCATGTTGAAGTTCAAGTGTTTGCCGACAAAGCTGGCAATACCATTTATCTGTCTGATCGCGACTGCTCTATTCAGCGCCGTCACCAAAAGGTAGTTGAGGAAGCGCCTGCGCCAGGTTTAAGCGACGCACTGCGCAAGCAAATGGGTGAAGCTGCAGTCGCAGCTGCTAAAGCGATTAACTATGAAGGTGCAGGCACAGTCGAGTTCTTGTTAGATACTGACGATAGCTTCTACTTCATGGAAATGAACACCCGCCTGCAGGTAGAGCACCCGGTTACAGAGCTGGTCACAGGTCAAGATCTGGTTAAGTGGCAACTGGTTGTGGCTAGTGGCGGTGAGCTACCGCTAAAGCAAGATGAAGTCACCATTCATGGTCACTCATTTGAAGCTCGTATTTACGCTGAAGACCCTCATAACGAGTTCTTACCAGCTTCAGGTAAGCTCAACTATTTGCGCGAGCCTGATCAAAACCGCTATGTGCGCATCGACAGCGGCATTCGTGAAAACGATGTCATCAGTAACTTTTACGACCCGATGATCGCTAAATTGATCGTTTGGGATGAGTCGCGCCCGCGCGCATTACAGCGCCTAAGCCACTCACTAAGCGAATATCAAATCAGCGGCCTTAAACATAACATCGAGTTTCTGACTAACATCGCTGAGCATCAAGCATTTGTTGATGCAGACTTTAGCACCGACTTTATTGACCGTTACGGCGACACCTTGATTGGTCAAGTTCATAACGAAGCTGACAACGCGATTGCCCTAGCCGCCTTGTACCAGGTGTTAAAGCGCCAGCAAGTTGCCAAACTAAATGCGATAAATAGCCACGACCCATACTCACCTTGGAATCAAGTCAGTGGGTTTAGACTCAACAGCGCTGCAGTGCATTATGTGTCGTTACTTGATGCACAAGATAACCATAATCAGCACGATTTAGTGTTAACCGATCTCGGCCATGCCCTTCACCTTGGCTTAAATGGTCAAGCGTTGAAACTAAGCGGCGAGATTGTTGATGGCATGCTCCACGGCGAAATAAACGGTCACAAGATGAAAGTGGCAGTCTCTACTCAACAAAACGAGCAGATTGACGAGCTAACTCTGTTTTTAGCATCTGGCAGCTATCAGTTTAAATCTGTAGTAGCTGAGCTCACTCAAGATACCGTCGACAGCGCAGAAAAGCTCAAAGCGCCAATGAATGGCACTGTCGTCACCCATTTAGTTCAAGTGGGAGATAGCGTTACCGAAGGCCAAGGTCTGCTGGTAATGGAAGCCATGAAGATGGAATACACCATCGAAGCGCCCTACGACGGCACGGTAAGCGAGTTTTACTTTCAAAGTGGCGAGTTAGTCTCTGATGGTGCGCAGCTACTGGATGTGACACCAAACGCCGAGGAAAGCTAA